The sequence GACGGCGGTGCAGGATACGCGAAATCCAAAGGATTTGATCTGTTGCAAACCATCGAGCCGGGCCAGGGTTTTTGGGTTAACGCCGACAACTAAGGACTTCGGATGCACCAGAGTGATAAGCCCTTACCGAGTTACCAATTGACAAAGAAATCAAGGTTGTCTAAGATAACAGCCGTTGATTCGTCACCCCCATCGATAAGCCACCGCACCCCACTTAATCACTATCAATGCCAGTTTTTGAGTATACCGCCCTCAATGCCGCAGGCAAACCAGTGCAAGGCATTGTCGATGCCCCCAGCACATCGATGGCACGTGACCTCCTGCGAACACAAAAACTCTTTCCAGTCTCCATCAAGGGAACCGCGGCCCACCAAGAGAGCAGGCCGCTCTTTGCCCTCCGGGACTTCATGTCTCGGGTTTCTTCCGACGAGTTGAACATCACCACCCGCCAGCTCGCCACACTCCTCGGGGCAGGCCTCCCCCTCGTTTCCTCACTCGACGCCCTGCTCAAACAAGCCAATAATCCGGTCTTGAAGAAGTCACTGGCCCAAATCAAGGATGCCGTCAACGAAGGCAGCTCGCTGGTGCAGGCCTTAAGCCACCACCCTAGGCTCTTCTCTAAGATCTACCTCTCAATGGTCCGGGCCGGTGAAGCCTCCGGGGCGCTTGATGTGGTGCTCGATCGACTGGCTGCCTTTGGCGAGCACCAAGAGCTCTTGAAGAGCCGCTTCAAATCGGCTATGGTCTACCCGATCTTCATGGCTTTTGTGGGCAGCCTTGTCCTCTTCAGCCTGATTACCTTTGTCGTGCCCAACATCACCAAGATGTTTGCCGACATGCAGCAAGCCCTTCCCTGGCCGACAGTCATCCTGATCACCGCCAGTGATTTTCTTCGCTCTTACTGGCCGATCCTGTCCTTAGTCCTCATCGGCTCTGTTTTTGCGCTCGCTCACTATGCCGCGACAGAACGGGGCGGATGGGCATGGGATACTGTCAGCCTCCGTTTGCCTATGATCGGCGCCATGCAGCGCCTGCTGGCCATGGCTCGGTTCAGCCGCACCCTCGGCAGCCTGTTACGAAGCGGTGTGCCACTGCTGACCGCCCTGACGATTGTTCGCAATATCGTCAACAACCGACTG is a genomic window of Desulfobulbaceae bacterium containing:
- the gspF gene encoding type II secretion system protein GspF, which encodes MPVFEYTALNAAGKPVQGIVDAPSTSMARDLLRTQKLFPVSIKGTAAHQESRPLFALRDFMSRVSSDELNITTRQLATLLGAGLPLVSSLDALLKQANNPVLKKSLAQIKDAVNEGSSLVQALSHHPRLFSKIYLSMVRAGEASGALDVVLDRLAAFGEHQELLKSRFKSAMVYPIFMAFVGSLVLFSLITFVVPNITKMFADMQQALPWPTVILITASDFLRSYWPILSLVLIGSVFALAHYAATERGGWAWDTVSLRLPMIGAMQRLLAMARFSRTLGSLLRSGVPLLTALTIVRNIVNNRLIAEVIDTAASEVEQGKALSLALGASTLFPPMVIQMMSVGEHSGALEDMLDKVADSFERDINAKLATMTDMIEPVMILAMGTVVGFIVIAILLPIFEMNQMIR